A stretch of the Streptomyces sp. NBC_01428 genome encodes the following:
- a CDS encoding F0F1 ATP synthase subunit B, whose protein sequence is MSQLLILAAEETENPLVPPIPELVIGLLAFVIVFGFLAWKLLPNINKVLEQRREAIEGGIEKAEAAQTEAQSVLEQYKAQLAEARHEAARLRQEAQEQGATLITEMRAEGQRQREEIIAAGHTQIEADRKAASQALRQDVGHLATDLAGKLVGESLEDHARQSRVIDRFLSELEEKAEAAR, encoded by the coding sequence ATGAGCCAGCTGCTCATTCTGGCGGCCGAGGAGACGGAAAACCCCCTCGTCCCGCCGATTCCCGAGCTTGTCATCGGCCTGCTCGCCTTCGTCATCGTCTTCGGCTTCCTGGCCTGGAAGCTCCTCCCGAACATCAACAAGGTTCTGGAGCAGCGTCGCGAGGCCATCGAGGGCGGTATCGAAAAGGCCGAGGCCGCTCAGACCGAGGCCCAGAGCGTTCTTGAGCAGTACAAGGCTCAGCTCGCCGAGGCCCGTCACGAGGCCGCGCGCCTGCGCCAGGAGGCACAGGAGCAGGGCGCCACGCTCATCACCGAGATGCGCGCGGAAGGCCAGCGGCAGCGCGAAGAGATCATCGCCGCCGGTCACACGCAGATCGAGGCGGACCGCAAGGCCGCGTCGCAGGCGCTGCGTCAGGACGTCGGCCACCTGGCCACCGACCTGGCCGGCAAGCTGGTCGGCGAGTCCCTCGAGGACCACGCCCGCCAGAGCCGTGTCATCGACCGTTTCCTCTCCGAGCTTGAGGAGAAGGCCGAGGCGGCTCGATGA
- the atpB gene encoding F0F1 ATP synthase subunit A: MSADPTQVLAFETDCHIFDGCGFPAPGLHSFLFEPLWGDGDSNVYFNKTMLLALLGSIVIVGFFWAAFRKPKVVPGKLQMIAEAGYDFVRRGVVYETIGKKEGEKYVPLIVSLFFFVWMMNLWSIIPLAQFPVTAIISYPLVLALIVYVLWVSLTFKRHGFVGFFKNVTGYDKSLGPVLPLAMVIEFFSNLLVRPFTHAVRLFANMFAGHTLLLLFTIASWYLLNGIGIAYAGVSFIMTLVMTAFELFIQALQAYVFVLLTCTYIQGALAENH; this comes from the coding sequence GTGAGTGCTGACCCGACGCAGGTGCTCGCCTTCGAGACCGACTGCCACATCTTCGACGGCTGTGGCTTCCCGGCTCCCGGCCTGCACTCGTTCCTGTTCGAGCCCCTCTGGGGCGACGGTGACAGCAACGTCTACTTCAACAAGACGATGCTCCTGGCGCTGCTCGGTTCGATCGTCATCGTCGGCTTCTTCTGGGCCGCCTTCCGTAAGCCGAAGGTCGTCCCGGGCAAGCTGCAGATGATCGCCGAGGCGGGCTACGACTTCGTCCGCCGTGGCGTCGTCTACGAGACGATCGGCAAGAAGGAAGGCGAGAAGTACGTTCCGCTGATCGTCTCGCTGTTCTTCTTCGTCTGGATGATGAACCTCTGGTCGATCATTCCGCTCGCCCAGTTCCCGGTCACCGCGATCATCTCGTACCCGCTGGTGCTGGCCCTGATCGTCTATGTCCTGTGGGTCTCGCTGACCTTCAAGCGGCACGGCTTCGTGGGCTTCTTCAAGAACGTCACCGGATACGACAAGTCGCTCGGCCCGGTTCTGCCGCTCGCCATGGTCATCGAGTTCTTCTCGAACCTGCTCGTCCGCCCGTTCACGCACGCGGTGCGACTGTTCGCGAACATGTTCGCGGGCCACACGCTGCTGCTGCTGTTCACCATCGCCAGCTGGTACCTGCTCAACGGCATCGGCATCGCGTACGCGGGCGTCTCGTTCATCATGACCCTCGTCATGACCGCGTTCGAGCTGTTCATCCAGGCCCTGCAGGCCTACGTCTTCGTCCTGCTGACCTGCACCTACATCCAGGGCGCACTGGCCGAGAACCACTGA
- a CDS encoding DUF2550 domain-containing protein: MVLALTVCGIVVALVVVGLFVFGLRRRLIQRSGGTFDCSLRWDVPEKGDAGGKGWSYGVARYNSDRVEWYRVFSYAPRPRRVLERSAIEVAGRRAAEGEEELALLSDAIILTCLHRGTRLELAMSEDALTGFLAWLEAAPPGQRVNVA; the protein is encoded by the coding sequence ATGGTCCTCGCTCTGACTGTGTGCGGAATCGTGGTGGCGCTCGTGGTGGTGGGGCTGTTCGTCTTCGGCCTCCGCCGCCGGCTGATCCAGCGTTCCGGCGGAACGTTCGACTGCAGCCTGCGCTGGGACGTCCCCGAGAAGGGTGACGCCGGGGGCAAGGGCTGGAGTTACGGAGTCGCCCGCTACAACAGCGACCGCGTCGAGTGGTACCGCGTCTTCTCCTACGCCCCCCGGCCGCGTCGTGTTCTCGAACGCTCGGCGATCGAGGTGGCCGGCCGCCGGGCCGCCGAGGGCGAGGAAGAACTCGCGCTGCTCTCCGACGCGATCATCCTGACCTGTCTCCACCGCGGTACGCGACTCGAACTGGCGATGAGCGAGGACGCGCTCACCGGCTTCCTCGCGTGGCTGGAGGCGGCCCCGCCCGGCCAGCGCGTGAACGTCGCCTGA
- the atpE gene encoding ATP synthase F0 subunit C: MSQTLAAVSGSLGSIGYGLAAIGPGVGVGIIFGNGTQALARQPEAAGLIRANQILGFAFCEALALIGLVMPFVYGK; the protein is encoded by the coding sequence ATGTCCCAGACCCTTGCCGCTGTCTCCGGCTCGCTCGGCTCGATCGGTTACGGCCTCGCGGCCATCGGCCCCGGCGTCGGCGTCGGCATCATCTTCGGTAACGGCACCCAGGCCCTCGCCCGTCAGCCCGAGGCCGCCGGTCTGATCCGCGCCAACCAGATCCTCGGCTTCGCCTTCTGTGAGGCGCTCGCCCTCATCGGTCTGGTCATGCCGTTCGTCTACGGCAAGTGA
- a CDS encoding MraY family glycosyltransferase: MREYLLTLCITAAVTYLLTGPVRKFAIVAGAMPEIRARDVHREPTPRLGGIAMFFGLCAGLLVADHLTNLNEVFANSNEPRALLSGAALIWLIGVLDDKFEIDALIKLGGQMIAAGVMVVQGLTILWLPIPGVGLVALTQWQGTLLTVALVVITINAVNFVDGLDGLAAGVVCIASAAFFLYAYRIWYSYGIEAAAPATLFAAILMGMCLGFLPHNMHPARIFMGDSGSMLIGLVLAAGAISITGQIDPDVMNLFSGSERNTVHQTVPVFIPLLLPLTIIAIPAADLVLAIVRRTWRGQSPFAADRGHLHHRLLEVGHSHSRAVLIMYFWSALISFGALAYSVNSGAMWSVLAIAALSAVGLVLLLLPRFTPRAPRWAEHLLPPRYRRRRAAAAAAVDGAPVMHETAVTDGPDEAREHRAAAVAGVSGVNGATAIGARSGLLDRREAESSR, from the coding sequence GTGCGTGAATACCTGCTGACGCTCTGCATCACGGCCGCGGTGACGTATCTGCTGACAGGGCCGGTACGGAAGTTCGCGATCGTGGCCGGAGCCATGCCGGAAATCCGTGCGCGCGACGTGCACCGTGAACCCACGCCGCGGCTCGGCGGCATCGCGATGTTCTTCGGCCTGTGCGCCGGTCTGCTGGTCGCGGACCACCTGACGAACCTCAACGAGGTCTTCGCCAACTCGAACGAACCGCGTGCCCTGCTCTCCGGAGCCGCGCTGATCTGGCTGATCGGCGTGCTGGACGACAAGTTCGAGATCGACGCCCTGATCAAGCTGGGCGGCCAGATGATCGCCGCCGGTGTGATGGTGGTGCAGGGTCTGACGATCCTGTGGCTGCCGATCCCGGGCGTCGGCCTGGTCGCGCTGACCCAGTGGCAGGGCACGCTGCTGACGGTGGCGCTCGTCGTCATCACGATCAACGCGGTCAACTTCGTGGACGGCCTCGACGGACTGGCCGCCGGTGTGGTGTGCATCGCGTCCGCCGCGTTCTTCCTGTACGCCTACCGGATCTGGTACTCGTACGGCATCGAGGCGGCCGCCCCGGCGACGCTGTTCGCGGCGATCCTGATGGGCATGTGCCTGGGCTTCCTGCCGCACAACATGCATCCCGCGCGGATCTTCATGGGCGACTCCGGCTCGATGCTCATCGGGCTGGTGCTGGCCGCCGGCGCGATCTCCATCACGGGGCAGATCGACCCCGACGTGATGAACCTCTTCTCCGGTTCCGAGCGCAACACCGTCCACCAGACGGTTCCCGTGTTCATCCCGCTGCTGCTGCCGCTGACGATCATCGCGATCCCGGCCGCCGACCTCGTGCTCGCCATCGTGCGGCGCACCTGGCGCGGACAGTCGCCGTTCGCGGCGGACCGCGGGCACCTGCACCACCGCCTCCTGGAGGTCGGCCACTCGCACAGCCGCGCTGTGCTGATCATGTACTTCTGGTCGGCGCTGATCTCGTTCGGCGCTCTCGCCTACTCGGTCAACTCCGGGGCCATGTGGAGCGTGCTGGCCATCGCGGCACTCAGCGCGGTCGGTCTGGTGCTGCTCCTGCTGCCGCGCTTCACACCGCGTGCCCCGCGCTGGGCGGAGCACCTCCTGCCGCCGCGCTACCGCCGGCGCAGGGCCGCCGCCGCGGCCGCCGTGGACGGGGCGCCCGTGATGCACGAGACGGCCGTCACGGACGGGCCGGACGAGGCGCGTGAACACCGTGCCGCCGCGGTCGCCGGAGTCTCAGGAGTCAACGGGGCAACGGCAATTGGTGCCCGTTCGGGACTCCTGGACCGGCGTGAGGCCGAGTCGTCGCGCTGA
- a CDS encoding F0F1 ATP synthase subunit delta — protein sequence MTAHGASREATAAARERLDALTDSTSVDAAQLADELAAVTALLHREVSLRRVLTDPAQPAEAKAELVQRLLGAQVSGTTADLVTGMVRSRWSQPRDLVDALEEIAATADLTAAQRTGALDDVEDELFRFGRIVSSNTELRAALTDRAATTAAKSQLLRSLLGGRANVTTERLVTRLVTAPRGRSLEAGLDSLSKLAAERRNRMVAVVTSAVPLSDGQKQRLGAALAKLYGRPMHLNLDVDPDVLGGIRVQVGDEVINGSIADRLEDATRRMAS from the coding sequence ATGACAGCGCACGGAGCGAGCCGCGAGGCAACCGCAGCCGCACGTGAGCGTCTCGACGCGCTGACGGACTCCACGTCCGTGGACGCGGCGCAGCTCGCCGACGAGCTGGCCGCGGTCACCGCGCTGCTCCACCGCGAGGTGTCGCTGCGTCGGGTCCTCACCGACCCGGCGCAGCCCGCCGAGGCCAAGGCCGAGCTGGTCCAGCGCCTGCTGGGCGCCCAGGTGAGCGGTACCACCGCCGACCTGGTCACCGGCATGGTGCGTTCCCGCTGGTCGCAGCCCCGCGACCTGGTGGACGCGCTCGAGGAGATCGCCGCGACCGCCGACCTCACGGCGGCCCAGCGGACGGGCGCGCTCGACGATGTCGAGGACGAGCTGTTCCGCTTCGGCCGGATCGTCTCCTCGAACACCGAGCTGCGCGCCGCGCTGACCGACCGGGCCGCCACCACGGCGGCCAAGAGCCAGCTGCTGCGCAGCCTGCTCGGCGGCCGGGCCAACGTGACGACCGAGCGTCTCGTGACGCGCCTTGTGACCGCGCCGCGCGGACGTAGCCTGGAAGCGGGACTCGACTCCCTGTCCAAGCTCGCCGCCGAGCGCCGCAACCGCATGGTCGCCGTGGTCACCTCGGCGGTGCCGCTGAGTGACGGCCAGAAGCAGCGCCTCGGCGCCGCGCTGGCGAAGCTCTACGGCCGCCCGATGCACCTGAACCTCGACGTGGACCCCGATGTCCTCGGCGGGATCCGGGTGCAGGTCGGTGACGAGGTCATCAACGGTTCGATCGCGGACCGTCTCGAGGACGCCACTCGCCGTATGGCGAGCTAG
- the atpD gene encoding F0F1 ATP synthase subunit beta, with product MTTTSETAVATGRVARVIGPVVDVEFPVDAMPDIYNALHVEVADPANAGEKKTLTLEVAQHLGDGLVRTISMQPTDGLVRQAAVTDTGTGITVPVGDFTKGKVFNTLGEVLNSDEKYSGERWSIHRKAPRFDELESKTEMFETGVKVIDLLTPYVKGGKIGLFGGAGVGKTVLIQEMIYRVANNHDGVSVFAGVGERTREGNDLIEEMSESGVIDKTALVFGQMDEPPGTRLRVALAGLTMAEYFRDVQKQDVLFFIDNIFRFTQAGSEVSTLLGRMPSAVGYQPNLADEMGLLQERITSTRGHSITSMQAIYVPADDLTDPAPATTFAHLDATTVLSRPISEKGIYPAVDPLDSTSRILDPRYIAADHYAAAMRVKSVLQKYKDLQDIIAILGIDELGEEDKLTVHRARRVERFLSQNTHVAKQFTGVDGSDVPLDESIVAFNAIIDGEYDHFPEQAFFLCGGIEDLKANAKELGVS from the coding sequence ATGACGACGACTTCTGAGACGGCCGTTGCCACGGGCCGCGTCGCCCGGGTCATCGGCCCGGTCGTCGACGTGGAGTTCCCCGTCGACGCGATGCCGGACATCTACAACGCCCTTCACGTCGAGGTGGCCGACCCGGCCAACGCCGGCGAGAAGAAGACGCTGACCCTGGAAGTCGCCCAGCACCTGGGTGACGGCCTGGTCCGCACGATCTCCATGCAGCCCACCGACGGTCTGGTCCGCCAGGCCGCGGTCACCGACACGGGTACCGGCATCACGGTCCCCGTCGGCGACTTCACCAAGGGCAAGGTGTTCAACACCCTCGGCGAGGTGCTGAACAGCGACGAGAAGTACTCGGGCGAGCGCTGGTCCATCCACCGCAAGGCCCCGCGCTTCGACGAGCTCGAGTCGAAGACCGAGATGTTCGAGACCGGCGTCAAGGTCATCGACCTCCTCACCCCGTACGTCAAGGGTGGAAAGATCGGTCTGTTCGGTGGTGCCGGTGTCGGCAAGACGGTGCTCATCCAGGAGATGATCTACCGCGTCGCCAACAACCACGACGGTGTCTCCGTGTTCGCCGGTGTCGGCGAGCGCACCCGTGAGGGCAACGACCTCATCGAGGAGATGTCCGAGTCGGGCGTCATCGACAAGACCGCGCTTGTCTTCGGTCAGATGGACGAGCCCCCGGGCACCCGTCTGCGCGTGGCCCTCGCGGGTCTGACCATGGCGGAGTACTTCCGCGATGTGCAGAAGCAGGACGTGCTGTTCTTCATCGACAACATCTTCCGCTTCACGCAGGCCGGTTCCGAGGTCTCGACCCTGCTCGGCCGTATGCCCTCCGCGGTGGGCTACCAGCCGAACCTGGCCGACGAGATGGGTCTCCTCCAGGAGCGCATCACCTCGACCCGTGGTCACTCGATCACCTCGATGCAGGCGATCTACGTCCCCGCGGACGACCTGACCGACCCGGCCCCGGCCACCACGTTCGCCCACCTCGACGCGACGACGGTTCTCTCCCGTCCGATCTCCGAGAAGGGCATCTACCCGGCCGTGGACCCGCTGGACTCCACGTCCCGCATCCTGGACCCGCGCTACATCGCGGCGGACCACTACGCCGCCGCCATGCGGGTGAAGTCGGTCCTCCAGAAGTACAAGGACCTCCAGGACATCATCGCGATCCTCGGTATCGACGAGCTGGGCGAAGAGGACAAGCTCACCGTCCACCGTGCCCGTCGTGTGGAGCGCTTCCTGTCCCAGAACACCCACGTCGCCAAGCAGTTCACCGGCGTCGACGGGTCGGACGTCCCGCTGGACGAGTCGATCGTGGCCTTCAACGCGATCATCGACGGCGAGTACGACCACTTCCCGGAGCAGGCGTTCTTCCTCTGCGGTGGTATCGAGGACCTCAAGGCCAACGCCAAGGAACTCGGCGTTTCCTGA
- a CDS encoding F0F1 ATP synthase subunit epsilon codes for MAAELHVELVAADRSVWSGEATLVVARTASGDIGVMPGHQPLLGVLESGPVTIRTSDGGTVIAAVHGGFISFADNKLSLLAEIAELSDEIDVQRAERALERAKSDADASAERRADVRLRAVSTR; via the coding sequence TTGGCTGCTGAGCTGCACGTCGAGCTCGTCGCCGCGGACCGCAGTGTCTGGTCCGGCGAGGCCACCCTGGTCGTCGCGCGTACCGCGTCCGGCGACATCGGCGTCATGCCCGGTCACCAGCCGCTTCTCGGTGTGCTGGAGTCGGGCCCGGTGACCATTCGTACGAGCGATGGCGGAACGGTCATCGCGGCGGTGCACGGGGGTTTCATCTCGTTCGCCGACAACAAGCTGTCGCTGCTGGCCGAGATCGCCGAGCTGTCGGACGAGATCGATGTCCAGCGTGCGGAGCGGGCGCTCGAGCGCGCGAAGTCGGACGCCGACGCGTCCGCCGAGCGTCGCGCGGACGTCCGCCTGCGTGCGGTGTCGACGCGCTGA
- a CDS encoding glycoside hydrolase family 18 chitinase — protein MRFRQRARHRTVAGLTTLLLPLAALVGLAGPAQAATSATATYTKTQDWGTGFGGQWTVKNTGTAAISSWAIEWDFPTGTSVTSAWDADVTHSGNHWTAKNKSYNGTLAAGASLSFGFNGAGSGSPTNCTLNGGSCDGGPTVPGDSAPSAPGTPTSSAVTDTSVKLSWSAATDDKGVKNYDVLRGGTKVATVTTTSYTDTGLTAGTDYSYTVQARDTADQTGPVSGAVSVHTTGGGTTPPPTGNAVKLGYFTEWGIYGRNYNVKNLVTSGSAAKITHINYAFGNVTGGKCAIGDSYADYDKAFTADQSVSGVADTWDQPLRGNFNQLRELKAKYPNIKVLWSFGGWTWSGGFGDAAKNPAAFAQSCYDLVEDPRWADVFDGIDIDWEYPNACGLTCDTSGAAAYKNVMQALRAKFGTNNLVTAATTADGTSGGKIDAADYAGAAQYVDWYNVMTYDFFGAFDADGPTAPHSPLTSYSGIPQAGFTTADAIAKFKSKGVPASKLLIGIGFYGRGWTGVTQDAPGGTATGPAPGTYEPGNEDYKVLKTSCPVTGTIAGTAYAHCGSNWWSYDTPSTIAGKMSWAKTQGLGGAFFWEFSGDTSNGELVSAINSGLS, from the coding sequence ATGCGCTTCCGGCAGAGAGCCAGACACAGAACCGTGGCGGGGCTCACCACCCTGCTCCTCCCCCTCGCCGCACTCGTCGGCCTCGCGGGTCCCGCACAGGCGGCCACCAGCGCCACCGCGACGTACACCAAGACCCAGGACTGGGGGACGGGGTTCGGCGGCCAGTGGACCGTCAAGAACACCGGTACCGCCGCCATCAGTTCGTGGGCCATCGAGTGGGACTTCCCCACCGGCACGTCCGTCACCTCGGCCTGGGACGCGGACGTCACCCACTCCGGGAACCACTGGACCGCCAAGAACAAGTCCTACAACGGCACCCTCGCCGCGGGCGCCTCCCTCTCCTTCGGCTTCAACGGCGCAGGCTCCGGCTCGCCCACCAACTGCACGCTGAACGGCGGCAGTTGTGACGGCGGCCCCACCGTCCCCGGTGACAGCGCACCCTCCGCGCCCGGCACGCCCACCTCTTCGGCCGTCACCGACACCTCGGTGAAGCTCTCCTGGAGCGCGGCCACCGACGACAAGGGCGTCAAGAACTACGACGTCCTGCGCGGCGGCACCAAGGTCGCGACCGTGACGACCACCTCGTACACGGACACCGGCCTGACCGCCGGCACCGACTACTCGTACACGGTCCAGGCCCGTGACACCGCCGACCAGACCGGTCCGGTCAGCGGCGCGGTCTCCGTGCACACCACCGGCGGCGGCACCACTCCCCCGCCCACCGGCAACGCCGTCAAGCTCGGCTACTTCACCGAGTGGGGCATCTACGGCCGCAACTACAACGTCAAGAACCTGGTGACGTCCGGCTCGGCCGCCAAGATCACGCACATCAACTACGCCTTCGGCAACGTCACCGGCGGCAAGTGCGCGATCGGCGACTCCTACGCCGACTACGACAAGGCCTTCACCGCCGACCAGTCGGTCAGCGGCGTCGCCGACACCTGGGACCAGCCGCTGCGCGGCAACTTCAACCAGCTGCGCGAGCTGAAGGCCAAGTACCCGAACATCAAGGTGCTGTGGTCCTTCGGCGGCTGGACCTGGTCCGGCGGCTTCGGTGACGCGGCCAAGAACCCGGCGGCCTTCGCTCAGTCCTGCTACGACCTGGTCGAGGACCCGCGCTGGGCCGATGTCTTCGACGGCATCGACATCGACTGGGAGTACCCGAACGCCTGTGGCCTGACCTGCGACACCAGCGGTGCCGCGGCCTACAAGAACGTCATGCAGGCGCTGCGCGCCAAGTTCGGCACGAACAACCTGGTCACCGCCGCCACCACGGCCGACGGCACCTCGGGCGGAAAGATCGACGCCGCCGACTACGCGGGCGCCGCGCAGTACGTCGACTGGTACAACGTGATGACGTACGACTTCTTCGGCGCGTTCGACGCGGACGGCCCGACCGCCCCGCACTCCCCGCTCACCTCGTACAGCGGCATCCCGCAGGCCGGCTTCACCACGGCCGACGCGATCGCCAAGTTCAAGTCCAAGGGCGTGCCGGCCAGCAAGCTGCTGATCGGCATCGGCTTCTACGGGCGCGGCTGGACCGGCGTCACCCAGGACGCCCCGGGCGGCACCGCCACCGGTCCCGCACCGGGCACGTACGAGCCGGGCAACGAGGACTACAAGGTCCTCAAGACGTCCTGCCCCGTCACCGGCACCATCGCCGGCACGGCGTACGCGCACTGCGGCAGCAACTGGTGGTCGTACGACACCCCGTCGACCATCGCCGGCAAGATGTCGTGGGCCAAGACCCAGGGTCTGGGCGGCGCGTTCTTCTGGGAGTTCAGCGGCGACACCAGCAACGGTGAACTCGTCAGCGCCATCAACAGCGGCCTGAGCTGA
- a CDS encoding F0F1 ATP synthase subunit gamma, with product MGAQLRVYKRRIRSVTATKKITKAMEMIAASRVVKAQRKVAASAPYATELTRAVTAVGTGSNTKHPLTTEAETATRSAVLLLTSDRGLAGAFNSNAIKAAEQLTARLEGEGKEVDTFIVGRRGLAHYNFRERKVVESWSGFTDEPTYADAKKVAGPLIEAIEKETADGGVDELHIVYTEFVSMMTQSAVDSRLLPLRLEEVAEEAPKGEILPLFEFEPSAEDVLDALLPRYVESRIYNALLQSAASKHAATRRAMKSATDNAGDLITTLSRLANAARQAEITQEISEIVGGSAALADATAGSDK from the coding sequence ATGGGAGCCCAGCTCCGGGTCTACAAGCGTCGCATCCGATCCGTCACCGCGACCAAGAAGATCACCAAGGCGATGGAGATGATCGCCGCCTCGCGTGTCGTCAAGGCGCAGCGCAAGGTGGCGGCCTCCGCGCCGTACGCGACCGAGCTCACGCGCGCGGTCACGGCGGTCGGTACCGGTTCGAACACCAAGCACCCGCTGACCACGGAGGCGGAGACGGCGACCCGTTCCGCGGTGCTGCTCCTCACGAGCGACCGCGGACTGGCCGGCGCCTTCAACTCCAACGCCATCAAGGCCGCCGAGCAGTTGACGGCGCGCCTCGAGGGCGAGGGCAAGGAGGTCGACACCTTCATCGTCGGCCGCCGCGGTCTGGCCCACTACAACTTCCGCGAGCGCAAGGTCGTGGAGTCGTGGTCGGGGTTCACCGACGAGCCCACCTACGCGGACGCGAAGAAGGTCGCGGGTCCGCTCATCGAGGCCATCGAGAAGGAGACGGCGGACGGCGGCGTGGACGAACTCCACATCGTCTACACCGAGTTCGTCTCGATGATGACGCAGTCGGCTGTCGACAGCCGGTTGCTGCCGCTCCGCCTCGAAGAGGTCGCGGAGGAAGCGCCCAAGGGCGAGATCCTTCCGCTGTTCGAGTTCGAGCCGTCGGCGGAGGACGTCCTTGACGCCCTGCTGCCGCGCTACGTCGAGAGCCGTATCTACAACGCGCTGCTCCAGTCGGCTGCCTCCAAGCACGCCGCCACGCGCCGCGCGATGAAGTCGGCGACCGACAACGCGGGAGACCTGATCACCACGCTCTCCCGACTTGCCAATGCGGCCCGCCAGGCCGAAATCACCCAGGAAATCAGCGAGATCGTCGGTGGCTCCGCAGCCCTTGCCGACGCGACCGCGGGGAGTGACAAGTAA
- the atpA gene encoding F0F1 ATP synthase subunit alpha, which translates to MAELTIRPEEIRDALENFVQSYKPDAASREEVGTVTVAGDGIAKIEGLPSAMANELLKFEDGTLGLALNLEEREIGAVVLGEFSGVEEGQPVQRTGEVLSVAVGEGYLGRVVDPLGNPIDGLGEIETSGRRALELQAPGVMVRKSVHEPMETGYKAVDAMTPIGRGQRQLIIGDRQTGKTALAVDTIINQRDNWRSGDTKKQVRCIYVAIGQKGSTIASVRGALEEAGALEYTTIVAAPASDPAGFKYLAPYTGSAIGQQWMYEGKHVLIIFDDLSKQADAYRAVSLLLRRPPGREAYPGDVFYLHSRLLERCAKLSDDLGAGSMTGLPIVETKANDVSAFIPTNVISITDGQCFLESDLFNAGQRPALNVGISVSRVGGSAQHKAMKQVSGRLRLDLAQYRELEAFAAFGSDLDAASKSQLERGQRLVELLKQAQYQPMPTEDQVVSVWAGTTGKMDDVPVEDVRRFEKELLEYLHRKEQGLMTSIKEGGKMSDDTLTAVADSIADFKKQFETSDGKLLGEDAPAAAK; encoded by the coding sequence ATGGCGGAGCTCACGATCCGGCCGGAGGAGATCCGGGATGCGCTGGAGAACTTTGTCCAGTCGTACAAGCCGGACGCGGCCTCGCGCGAGGAGGTCGGTACGGTCACCGTCGCCGGCGACGGTATCGCCAAGATCGAGGGTCTCCCCTCGGCCATGGCGAACGAGCTGCTGAAGTTCGAGGACGGAACTCTCGGCCTCGCGCTCAACCTGGAAGAGCGCGAGATCGGTGCGGTCGTCCTCGGCGAGTTCAGCGGTGTCGAGGAGGGCCAGCCGGTGCAGCGCACCGGTGAGGTGCTGTCCGTCGCCGTGGGCGAGGGTTACCTCGGCCGCGTCGTCGACCCGCTCGGCAACCCGATCGACGGCCTCGGCGAGATCGAGACGTCCGGACGACGCGCCCTCGAGCTGCAGGCTCCGGGCGTCATGGTCCGCAAGTCGGTGCACGAGCCGATGGAGACGGGCTACAAGGCCGTCGACGCGATGACCCCGATCGGCCGTGGCCAGCGTCAGCTGATCATCGGCGACCGCCAGACCGGCAAGACCGCCCTGGCCGTCGACACGATCATCAACCAGCGTGACAACTGGCGCTCGGGCGACACGAAGAAGCAGGTCCGCTGCATCTACGTCGCCATCGGTCAGAAGGGTTCCACCATCGCCTCCGTGCGTGGTGCGCTCGAAGAGGCCGGCGCCCTGGAGTACACGACCATCGTCGCCGCCCCGGCGTCCGACCCGGCCGGCTTCAAGTACCTGGCGCCGTACACCGGTTCGGCCATCGGCCAGCAGTGGATGTACGAGGGCAAGCACGTCCTCATCATCTTCGACGACCTCTCGAAGCAGGCCGACGCCTACCGCGCCGTGTCCCTGCTGCTCCGCCGCCCGCCGGGGCGCGAGGCCTACCCCGGTGACGTCTTCTACCTGCACTCCCGTCTGCTGGAGCGCTGCGCGAAGCTCTCCGACGACCTGGGCGCCGGTTCGATGACCGGTCTGCCGATCGTCGAGACCAAGGCGAACGACGTGTCGGCGTTCATCCCGACCAACGTCATCTCCATCACCGACGGCCAGTGCTTCCTGGAGTCCGACCTGTTCAACGCCGGCCAGCGTCCGGCCCTGAACGTCGGTATCTCGGTCTCCCGCGTCGGTGGCTCCGCCCAGCACAAGGCGATGAAGCAGGTCTCCGGCCGGCTTCGCCTCGACCTCGCCCAGTACCGCGAGCTGGAGGCGTTCGCCGCCTTCGGTTCCGACCTGGACGCCGCGTCGAAGTCGCAGCTGGAGCGCGGTCAGCGTCTGGTCGAGCTGCTCAAGCAGGCTCAGTACCAGCCGATGCCGACCGAGGACCAGGTCGTCTCCGTCTGGGCCGGCACCACCGGCAAGATGGACGACGTTCCGGTCGAGGACGTCCGCCGCTTCGAGAAGGAGCTCCTGGAGTACCTGCACCGCAAGGAGCAGGGCCTCATGACCTCCATCAAGGAGGGCGGCAAGATGTCGGACGACACGCTCACCGCCGTCGCGGACTCCATCGCGGACTTCAAGAAGCAGTTCGAGACCTCGGACGGGAAGCTTCTCGGCGAGGACGCTCCGGCCGCGGCCAAGTGA